From a single Candidatus Izimaplasma bacterium HR1 genomic region:
- the lacZ gene encoding Beta-galactosidase — translation MGKLQINTTYLNHDWEYIPDYNESYISEFPESTKIQLPHTNIELPYNNFSEKDYQFVSSYKKTFTFEKTARKRYILHFDGVMEYAEVYLNGKQIVTHKGGYTPFKVEITRRLNKGENTLFVMVDSTERKDIPPYGFVVDYLTYGGIYREVYIEEKEMNYVDNAFIHVENDELNIRMFLDVNTIKDTIFKFNIYKENQLVYFFEREYDLKKNNVLVVEKVFLDLWELDEPNLYELEIIMSDEKAFKSKFANRKIEMTTKGFFLNGKHLKLIGLNRHQSYPYVGYAMPSSAQKLDADILKYELGVNTVRSSHYPPSRYFLDRCDEIGLLVFNEIPGWQHIGDKEWQQVAIENIKEMIYRDYNHPSVFIWGTRINESQDNDEFYQETNRVAKLYDTTRPTGGVRNFAGSHLVEDVYTYNDFLHRGDNAGISKPRSISKKKVPYLVTEYNGHMYPTKKFDDEYHREYQVKRHLKVQNDSFKYEENCGAIGWCMFDYNTHKDFGSGDRISYHGVMDMFRIPKAAAGVYKSQDDEYIFLEVVNSLQIGDREASETKEAIILTNVDSIKFYINEEYVGEFFPSEEYKHLPHPPILIDDFIGSMIHENEEFTDKDADIVKDILLTIMRTGSKLPLLKKIKMRIIQFKYKQSNDQVLKMYDKYVGKWGLESLEYKFEGIKDQLVVITKTVGTSHSNDLYIESDHFTIKETSTYETTRIIIKHLDQNLRPLLYSNEAINISIEGPLKVIGPSNLALVGGSIGLYVKTIGKKGTAKVTISSNNFEDKIIEIEVK, via the coding sequence TATAACGAGAGTTATATCAGCGAATTCCCAGAAAGCACTAAAATACAATTACCACATACAAACATTGAATTACCTTACAATAATTTTAGTGAGAAAGATTATCAATTTGTTTCTAGTTATAAAAAGACGTTTACTTTTGAAAAAACGGCAAGGAAAAGGTATATTCTTCACTTTGACGGAGTGATGGAATATGCTGAGGTTTACTTAAATGGTAAACAAATAGTTACTCATAAAGGTGGGTATACTCCTTTCAAAGTGGAAATAACTAGAAGGCTAAACAAAGGAGAAAACACCTTGTTTGTTATGGTGGATAGTACAGAGAGAAAAGATATTCCTCCTTATGGTTTTGTCGTTGATTATCTGACCTATGGTGGTATTTATAGAGAAGTATATATAGAAGAAAAAGAAATGAACTATGTTGACAATGCCTTTATTCATGTAGAAAACGACGAATTAAACATTCGTATGTTTTTAGATGTAAATACTATTAAAGACACAATCTTTAAATTTAATATCTATAAAGAGAATCAATTAGTGTATTTCTTTGAAAGAGAATATGATCTTAAAAAGAATAATGTATTAGTAGTTGAAAAAGTATTTCTAGATTTATGGGAATTAGATGAACCAAATCTTTATGAACTAGAGATCATAATGAGTGATGAAAAAGCATTTAAATCTAAGTTTGCGAACCGTAAAATTGAGATGACAACCAAAGGATTCTTCCTTAATGGTAAACATCTTAAACTTATAGGACTTAATAGACATCAGTCATACCCTTATGTTGGTTACGCAATGCCAAGCTCAGCACAAAAATTAGATGCTGACATCTTAAAGTACGAATTAGGGGTCAATACTGTTAGAAGTAGTCATTACCCACCAAGTAGATACTTCTTAGACCGATGTGATGAGATTGGATTACTTGTTTTTAATGAGATTCCAGGATGGCAACATATTGGTGATAAAGAATGGCAACAAGTAGCTATTGAAAATATTAAAGAAATGATTTATAGAGACTATAATCATCCTAGCGTTTTTATATGGGGAACTAGAATAAATGAATCACAAGATAATGACGAATTTTACCAAGAAACAAATAGAGTAGCTAAACTCTATGATACGACCCGTCCCACAGGAGGAGTAAGAAACTTTGCTGGTAGTCATCTTGTAGAAGATGTCTATACCTATAATGATTTCCTTCATAGAGGAGACAATGCCGGTATTTCCAAACCAAGGAGTATCTCAAAGAAAAAAGTACCATACCTTGTTACTGAATATAATGGACATATGTATCCAACGAAGAAGTTCGATGATGAATATCACCGTGAGTATCAAGTTAAGCGTCACTTAAAAGTGCAAAACGACTCATTCAAGTATGAAGAAAACTGCGGTGCAATTGGTTGGTGTATGTTTGATTATAATACTCATAAGGATTTTGGTAGTGGTGATAGAATTTCCTATCACGGAGTTATGGATATGTTTAGAATTCCAAAAGCCGCTGCTGGTGTATACAAGTCTCAAGATGATGAATATATATTCTTAGAAGTAGTAAATAGTCTTCAAATAGGTGACAGAGAAGCGTCAGAAACTAAAGAAGCAATTATCTTAACTAATGTAGATAGCATAAAATTTTATATCAATGAAGAATATGTTGGTGAGTTCTTTCCTAGTGAAGAGTATAAACATCTACCTCACCCACCAATACTAATTGATGACTTTATCGGAAGCATGATTCATGAGAATGAAGAATTCACAGATAAAGATGCTGATATTGTTAAAGATATACTTTTAACCATTATGAGAACTGGATCCAAACTACCATTACTCAAAAAAATCAAAATGAGAATAATCCAATTCAAATATAAACAATCAAATGATCAAGTATTGAAGATGTATGACAAATATGTCGGCAAATGGGGCTTAGAATCACTTGAGTACAAGTTTGAAGGAATAAAGGACCAATTGGTTGTTATTACCAAAACAGTTGGTACATCGCATTCAAATGACCTTTATATTGAATCTGATCACTTTACTATTAAAGAGACTTCAACTTATGAAACAACAAGAATTATCATTAAACATCTAGATCAAAATTTACGACCACTATTATATTCTAATGAAGCAATTAATATTAGTATTGAAGGACCATTGAAGGTAATCGGACCTTCAAATTTAGCTTTAGTGGGTGGTAGTATTGGTTTGTATGTAAAAACTATTGGTAAGAAAGGTACTGCAAAAGTAACTATCTCATCAAATAATTTTGAAGACAAAATAATCGAAATTGAAGTAAAATAA